The DNA region TAGCGATTTGAACGATCGAGTCAAAATCGGCAACTGCAAGAAACCACCCTGCCGGCTCAGGAAGAACACCTCCATCCAATTCTCCCTCCGGTTCAACACGGGTAAGTTGTTCGTCCATCCGATGTGTGCCCATGAAAATAGTTGGTCACGCTGAATGATGATCGTGTGCAATCTgcctaattaataataatggtaattttCTGAGAACAGAAGGACCTGTGGAGTCGTTGCAGAATTCGGTGAAGGCCAGAATCGCAGGTCTTGACCTTCCGTTCGTCGGCGTGGACGGTGTGGACGCGTGCAACAACATTTATGAACAAGACGGCACCACCAAAGCCAAATGTCCTTTGGCTGCTGGAAAAGAATACATTTACAAGAACACCATCGACGTCCTGCAAATCTATCCTTCTGTAAGTTTAG from Aethina tumida isolate Nest 87 chromosome 1, icAetTumi1.1, whole genome shotgun sequence includes:
- the LOC109595163 gene encoding NPC intracellular cholesterol transporter 2 homolog a; the protein is MNFVTFVVVVVLMVAVARVSSTEVESCKKGRKLSDLNDRVKIGNCKKPPCRLRKNTSIQFSLRFNTEGPVESLQNSVKARIAGLDLPFVGVDGVDACNNIYEQDGTTKAKCPLAAGKEYIYKNTIDVLQIYPSVKTTVHWGLESPSGDVICFEVPARITN